From Candidatus Methylomirabilis limnetica:
ACACCACAAAATTACTATAACGTCGAATCGTTCTCATTTCGATTCAAATTTGAGAAGAGAGAAAAGTGGAACGAAGGGGATATGTTCTATCGCCTCATGATGCCGGCAAGGGACTACTGGAACGCCGCCTTCTTCGCCGGAACATCGGCGGTAATACGAAAGAGAGCGCTCGATGAGATCGGCGGGTTTGCGACAGAAACGATCACGGAAGACCTCCACACCAGCGTTCGACTGTGCAAGGCGGGGTGGCAAGGCGTGTACCACAATGAACTGTTATCCAGTGGGCTCGCTGCTACCGATCTCAAGAACTATCACATACAGAAACTCCGCTGGGCCGAGGGAAATATCAGTCTCCTCTTTGCCGATAACCCGCTGTGGACCAAAGGCTTGACCCTGCCGCAGCGGATCTGTTTCTTTGCCACGGTATTTGGCTGGTTCATCGGACTGCCAAAACTTATCTACTTCAGCACGCCGGCAATCATGCTGCTGACCGGGTGGTACCCCATCTTTCCCTTTAACTGGTCGTTCATGTGGCGGTACGCGATATTCCTGGCAGTGGTCATTATGAGTATCAAGATTGTCGGTCGGGGGCAGGGTCGGATCCGTGAGGATGAGATCTACAACATGATGAACTTCTTTGTACTGTCCAAAGCCGTGGTCAGGGCTCTGTTGCGGTGGAAGTCTCAGTTCATCGTGACAGCGAAAGGGGCCGGCGAGGCGGTCAGCCTGTCGGCGCTCCTCCCCCAGTTGACGATCATCCTCTTGGGCGTCACTGCCATCGAGTGGGGGGCACTGAAATGGGCCTATGGCGTCTCGCATAACGGGCTGGGATTGGGCATCGGCATGTTCTGGAGCGGCGTCAACGGATACCTGGCCTGTGTGGTCGTAGCGACTGTGACCTCTCCCTTGCACCGCCGAAAGGAGTCTCGGTTCCTTGGCGGTCTACCTGTCTGGTACGAGGCCGGCGAGGGTGAGCGCGTGGCGAGCGGCCTGGGCATAGCCACGGATCTGAACGAGGATGGTATAGCGCTGGCGACATTCTCCGCCCTTCCTGTCGGGGAACTGGTGAAATTGAGGTTATATCTGGGCTCCAGGGTCATGACGTGCAACGGAGTCGTCCTGTATATCAACCGGAGCACGGCAATGGAGGGGGTCTTTCGATATGGCGTGAAATTCGCCGACCTGAGCAGGGAGGACAAGGATGCGATAACGGAATTCTGTTTCAGTCGGATGCTGCCAGCCTTCATGAACCGATTCGACGTCAGGCCGTCGCCGCTGACCAGGTTTGTGCTAGCCTATTATGACCGGCGGCAAATCAAGCGGAGGGCGAAACGTATGGAGATCAGTCTGCCGATGATCCTGCGCGGCGACCCGCCACGCTACACGGTGACGGAGGATATCAGCATAGGCGGCCTGGCGTTCATGGTCACTTCTCCGATGGTGGCTGGTGCGCATGCCCCGATCACGCTGGTCACGCCGTTCGGAAGGCTGGATGCCGAGATCGAGATTCGCAATTGTCGGGAGGTGGCGACCGGACGGTCATACCGGGTCGGCGCCACGTTCGTAGAGCCGCTGGGACCATCCCTCAAGATCCTGGCGCAACTCTGCGAGACAGGCCACTGATGCCGAAACACATGAACGGTATCCAACTGATCCGAAACGGATGGTTCGTCGGCGTAGCCGGCCTGTTGTATGGCGTAGCGGTCTGGGGTAGTTTTCAATGGATCTACACGGCCGAGATCGTGCTGGAACGGCTGGAGCAGGCGGTGGAAGCGCCGGATCCGGCGGCGGCAATGCGCGTGTATGAGCAGATCGCGCGCTCGCGAGTAAGGCGGGATGATCTCGATTCCTTTGTGAAGCTCGGACAGGTCCTTGAACGGGCTGAGCGGAGGGACGCGGCGATCGAGATCTGGCGGCGCGTTGTTGCCGTGGTCCCTGAGGACGAAGGGCTGAGGATGCGACTCGCGCTAACGCTGCACAATGCAGGCCGATATGCGGAAGCAGAGCCGCACTTCGCCGCACTGCTGAGGGAGGGACCGGAATAGGGATGACCAGACACATGACGCGGTGGACAGCGATCCTGCTGGCGGTAGCGCTGATAGGTGTAGCCTTCACCGCGCTGGCTCAGGAGCGGGAGTCACGAATTGACGAGAACTTCCTCCTACTGATGGGGGCAAGGAACGCGGCGAAGTCGGGCAAGCACGACACGTCGGTGCGACGCTACCGGAGGCTACTGGAAAGGGACCCGCGGCTCAACGACGCACGAAACGAGCTCGGATGGGTGCTGATCGCAGCCGGCAGGGTTGCAGAAGCGCAAGAGGAGTTTCGGGTAGCCCTGCATGCAAACCCCAAGGACGCGGAGGCCTGGAAGGGGATTCTGGAGGCGCTGCGGAAGACCGATCAGAAGGACGAGTTTCTGAAGGTGCTGGATCAACTGGTTGAGCTTGAGCCTGCACGAAAGGACCTGAGGATGCAGCTTGCGCTCGAGCTCCACAACCGTGGCCGGTTTACGGAGGCCGAAAAGCACATTGTTGTGCTGCTGGGAGAGTAAGAAAGGGGTGCCGGATGCGCCACCGACTCACCGTTCGGGTCCTGATTTTGGGCGTATTCATTGCTTGGGCCGCGACCATCGCGGGGGCCCAAGAGCCCAGCGAGCGAGAGGTGTTGCTGCTTGGAGCGAGGAACGCCTGGAGGCTCGGAGCGTATGAACAGGCGATCACCAGATACCGATCGGCAATCGCGCTCGCCCCAACACAGTGGGATGCCATTACTGAGCTTGGATGGCTGTTGCTTGAGGCGGAACGTCGTTTTGAGGCTCTCGCACAATTCGAGGCTGCCGCAACGCTCGCGCCTGATGATCTCACGGTATGGCGAAACAAAGCCGGGGCGTACGGCTGGACATTCCAGCATGAGCGCGCCCTGGCCGAATTTGATGCGATCCTCAAACGGTTTCCGGATGATGTGGCCACGGTGCTGGAACGCGACGGTAAGGCATCGTTGTGGCTGGGGCGACTGAGACGGGCCAAGACTGCTTTCGAACTACTGGCCGAGCTGGAGCCACAGAACAGCGAGGCACTGTTCGATCTGGGGCAGATCGCTACGCTGGGTGGGCGGCCATCCGAGGCGCAAGCGGCGTACCGCCAATTGATGTCCGTCGTGCCGGGACATCGGCAGGCCGAGCTGGCATTGGATCTCAGTGAACTCTCCCAACGGCCGCTTCTCACGCTTGGCTACAACTATATAGATCAGAAGGGCTTCGATGACAAGCGGTCAATCAGGTACGGACTGGCCAGCGCAGAGGGACGAGTTCGAATGTCGGACGACGTATCGGCCCGCGTCAGGTACGAGAATGTACAGTTCCATTTCGGACGCAAACACCTGTTGACCAATGTGGGAACCGTGGGGTTGCGCTACAGTCCGAACGGCTATTTCCATATGGATGGATTCGTGAGCGAAATCCACTATAACGAGATCGGACGGGACCGCCTTAATGTCGGCGTTGGCGTGTCGTACGAGATGCCGTCCGGAACGAGGGTGCGAGTTGACTTCGAGCGGAAGGACCTGTGGGAGAACCAGACAACCGTCCTGAATGGGATTACCGTCAATAGACTCTCGGCAAGCGTGAGCGGAGCGCTCGAACGGCGCGTCGACTGGGCGATACAAGGCAACTACGCGAACTACTCCGATAACAACACCAGGGTCGGGGGCGAGTTTCTCGCGTCGTATCGTCTACTCTGGTTTCCGAAGGCGTTTCGTCTCATCTACCGTGTAAACGCCTACGGGTTCCAGCGAGAGCGATCGTATTTTTCGCCGGGCGCATACGCCACGAACACGGTAGCCGTGGAGTTTCAACGCTGGTTGGGCTATCCGACGAAAGAGGACTATCTGGCGGAGGCACCGCGCAACCACTATACCGCCTATTACGGGATCTCCATGGATAGTAACGGGAAGTTGTTTCACGAGTGGCAAGGGAAGCTCGCCTATGCGCTGGCGCGCCAACTCGATGTCGGTCTGTCGCTGAAGGCGATTCGGTCGAGCGTGTATGATGAATGGAACGCGGGGGTACTGATCGACTACAGGTTCTAACCTTGACGGCGTGACGGTATGACTAGCGGCATTTGGATCATAAGAGTAGTCGGGGTAATAAGCTTACTCGTGGTCACCTGTACGGCGTCGGCCTACGGTCCCAGGGTTGAGATCGATCCGGCGGTCGATCTGATCGCCAGGGCCTGGAGCGGGTACGGCAAGCGGTTCATTCAACAGGACGGGCGTGTCCAGCGTCCTCGGAACGGTGGGGATACGGTATCCGAGGGGCAGGCGTATGCGTTACTCATCGCTTCGCTGCTCGACGACCGAAAGACATTCGACAGGGTATTGGACTGGACGGAACGACACCTCTCGCGGAAGGGTCGCACCGGCGACCATCTGCTTGCCTGGCATTGGGAGCCAGGCAAGGGCGTCACTGACTGGAACAGCGCGTCCGATGCCGACCTCGATTATGCCCTCGCGCTGATTACGGCCTCCGCCCGCTGGCGCGACGAGCGCTATGCCCGGAAGGCGCGATTGGTCATGAGCGATCTACTCAACCTGGAAACAGAGGTGATCAATAGGCGGAGGTATCTCATGCCTGGAAGCTGGAGAAAAGGGCGCGCCTCCTACATCATTAACCCATCCTATTCGTCGCCGGCCCACTTCCGGATATTCTTTGCGTGTACCGGAGACCCGCGTTGGAACGACCTGATCGAGGGAAGCTACCACCTTATTGAGACAGTCTCTAAGGGCTTTGCCGGAGTCCCTGGCGTGGGGTTAGTGCCGGACTGGCTGCTCCTCACAGCGGACGGAGCCCTGATGCGCGCCACGGGATTTTCGGATCGGTTTAGCTGGGATGCCATTCGAACCCCGTGGCGACTCGGAATGGATGCGCTGTGGTTCGGGGAGGATCGGGCAAGGCAATACCTCGACGGCATGAGCGATTTTTACACGCGAGAGTGGGAGAGGCACGGTGGTCGATTCTTCGCCGAGTACACGTACGAGGGCACACCGGCCCAGAGGTATGAACGCGTAGCCGCCTATGCCATGAGCCTATCGGCGCTGGCGAGGTCGAACAGCCCTGTCTTGCCTGGCGTTCTCGTTAAGCTACGTAACGCCTTCAACAAGGAAGCGTCCCTCTTCGAAGGCAGCGACGACTACTATACGAACAGTCTCGTACTGCTTGCGCTGATCTTCTATCGCGAGGGGACACTGCCGACCCTCGATCCCAGGAATATCAGTTGCCGATGAGGCACAATATAGCTGATCCATGGTCAGTAATGCCGGGCCCCTGCGGAGGCTGCCGGCCGGTTATCGCGTGCCCGGTTCCCGGCGGTAATGCTGCGACGCCTCGGGAAGCCATGCCTCGATCTGGTGGATGCGGGTCGCCTCCGCCGGGTGGGTGGAGAGGAACTCTGGGGGACGGCCCTGACCTCGGGATGCCTCAGCCATACGGATCCAGAGGTCGCGGGCTGCGCTGGGGTTGTACCCTGCCTTCGCCATGTAGATGAGCCCCAAGTGGTCGGCCTCGGATTCCTGACCGCGACTCCAGGGGAGCACCAGCCCCACGGCCGCGCCGGCGCCCAGCAGGGAACTCACCGTCTTAACGGTCTGTGGATCCCGGTTCGAGAGCGCTGCCATGGTACCGGCCAGTCCCATCTGCACAAGTAGATTCTGGCTCACGCGTTCGGCGCCGTGTCGCGCGACGGCATGAGCGACCTCATGCCCAAGGACGGCGGCCAGACCCGCCTCATCCCGCGTGATGGGAAGTATGCCGGTATACACCGCCACCTTACCGCCAGGCAGAGCAAACGCATTGGCCTGCGGATCCTCAATGACCGTAAACTCCCATTGGAAGTCTGTCCGACCGGTGGCCGCCGCGATGCGAGTCCCAACACGCTTGACCAGGTCGTTGGTGACGGGGTCTTTCGAGAGCTTGGACTTCTGAACGACCTCCCGATAGGATTGGATCCCCATCTGCATCTCATCCGCTTCAGAGAGTAACAGGAGCTGGGACCGGCCCGTGATGGGAACAGTCTGACATGCGGCAATGCCGATGCAGGCAAGCACGATAAGCCAGGAGGCAAGCGACCATGTCCTCAGAACGTAGCGTTCAGCCATCAGCGCTCAGCCGTAGGTCGGGTTAGCGTAGCGTAACCCGACAACTCGTCCAAACCCCCCCCACCTTCATCCCCCCCATCCGAGGGGGGAGGAGCCCATGTGAGGTGTCCCTTCCCCCCCATGAGGGGGAAGGTGAGGGTGGGGGGATGCCGTTTCGTGCACAATAGTGCGGCCGCATGAGGTTGTTCCCTCAAAGCGTAAACACGCCGAGCTCGCGATCTGCCTACTTATGGGTCAACAACCACTTCTCGTGCCGCCAAGGGCGGTCCGAAACTGGGCCATGGTGGCCGCGTAGTCGGGGGTCCCGAAGATGGCGGAACCTGCCACAAAGGTATCGGCTCCAGCCTCCGCAATGCGGCGGACGTTCTCCACCTTCACGCCGCCGTCCACCTCCAGATCGATCGCCTTCCCAGTAGCATCAATGCGCCGGCGAATGGCCGTGATCTTCGGCAGCACATAGTCGATGAAACTCTGGCCGCCGAACCCGGGGTTCACGCTCATCACCAGCACCAGGTCCAACCGCTCCAGCACGTAGTCCAGCCAGGCGATGGGACTCGCCGGATTAAGGGAGACCCCGGCCCGACACCCAAGGCTCTTGATAAGCTGGATAGTCCGATCCAGATGGCGGGTCGCCTCCGGATGAACGGTGATGATGTCGGCCCCGCTTTTGGCGAAGTCTGGAATGATGGCGTCCACCGGTTCAATCATCAGGTGGACATCCATCAGCTTTTGGGTGTGGGGCCGGATTGCGGCGACCACGGCCGGCCCAATGGTGAGATTGGGCACAAAGTGATTATCCATCACGTCGACGTGTATGTAGTCGGCGCCGGCCGCATCCACGGCGCGAACCTCTTCACCCAGCCGGGCAAAGTCGGCGGACAGGATCGATGGGGCGAACTTATAAGTGGTCACGGCCCTTACCAAGCCTTCACTGGAGCCATGCTAGTTGACATGCGGATCGAGTTCGCCCTTGGCGTAGCGGTGGGCCATATCGTCCAGAGAGATCGAACGGATCTTGCTTGCGTTACCGGCGCTCCCCAACTGTTCATAGCGGTCTTTACAGATTTGCCGCATGGCCTTCGTGGCCGCCATCAGAAACTTGCGCGGATCAAAGTTCTTTTTGCCTTGCGCCAGATCCTGCCGGATGGCGCCGGTTGCCGCCAGGCGCAGATCGGTATCGATGTTCACCTTCCGCACCCCATGCTTGATCCCAAGCTGGATCTCTTCGATCGGAACCCCGTAGGTCTGCGGCATGTCGCCACCGAACTCTCTGATGATCTTCAGCCACTCCTGAGGAACGCTTGAGGAGCCGTGCATGACCAGGTGGGTGTCCGGAATGCGCGCATGGATCTCCTTGACCCGCTCCATCACGAGGACATCGCCTTCAGGCTTCTTAGAGAATTTATAGGCGCCGTGGCTGGTGCCGATAGCAATAGCGAGGGCATCCACCTTGGTCGCCTTGACGAACTGGGCGGCCTGCTCTGGATCGGTCAGGAGCTGATCCCGTGAGAGCGTCCCCTCGGCGCCGTGGCTGTCTTCCTTCTCGCCGGTGCCGGTTTCGAGGGACCCCAGGCAGCCGAGCTCCCCTTCCACCGACACGCCGATCGCGTGGGCAACCTCAGCAATATGGGCCGTTGTCGCGACATTATACTCATACGTTGAAGGGGTCTTACCGTCTGCGAAGAGTGAGCCGTCCATCATGACGCTGCTGAAGCCGGAGCGAATAGAAGCGATACACACCCCAGGGGATGCGCCGTGATCCTGGTGAATAACCACCGGGATGTCAGGGTACATCTCAAGCGCCGCCAGGAACAGGTGGCGGAGGAACGGTTCGCTGGCGTACTTGCGCGCGCCGGCGGAGGCCTGCATGATCACAGGACTGTCCACCTCATGAGCCGCCTCCATGATGGCCTGGATCTGCTCCATGTTGTTCACGTTAAAGGCGGGGACGCCATAACCATACTCGGCGGCGTGGTCGAGTAACTGTCGCATCGAAATGAGTGCCATTCCTTCCTCCTGTGCCTCTCTATGCCCTATGCCCGTCCTAAGCCTCGCTACACGACCCGATGGTCCTCACTTTGTCTATGCAATGTTCTGCCTGAATCGTGCGCCTGGTCCGGCTCTTACCACGCATGACGATCGAGTGGGTCGTCGAGCCGCCGTCCGTGTATCGTACACCTTGCATCAGCAGGCCATCAGTAATTCCAGTGGCCGAGAAGAACACGTCATCGCTGGCTACAAGGTCGCACTCGGTGAGAACCCGATCGATATCGATACCGGCAGCGAGCAGCGCCTCACGTTCTTCGGGTTTCTGAGGGGCCAGTTGGCCCAGCATCGCCCCACCCAGCGCGCGAACAGCACAGGCGGAGATGACGCCTTCCGGCGTACCGCCGATACCCATCAGAACATCCACCCCGGAGCCTGGCGTAGCAGCCATCAGCGCACCGGCTACGTCGCCATCGGTGCGCGTCAGCACGCGCGCGCCGGCGGCCCGCACATCGGCGATCAGCCTGCTATGTCGGGGCTTGTCGAGTACGAATACTGTCAGGTCTGCCACGGCTTTATGCTTCGCCTTACCGATGGCCGCGAGTAACTCAGCCACGGGCAGAGCGAGACTAGCCGAGGAGATAGCCTCCCGCGCCTCACGCCCGACCACCAGTTTATTCATGTAAAAGCCAGGGCCAGGGGACCACATCGTGCCCCGTGGCGCCACACCGATAACGGCGATCGAATCAGGCCGGCCATGGGCCAGCAGACTGGTACCCTCCACCGGGTCCACCGCTATGTCCACGGCTGGTCCTTGGCCGGTTCCAACCGCCTCGCCATTGAAGAGCATCGGCGCCTCGTCTTTCTCGCCTTCGCCGATGACAACCACACCGTCGATATCGACCGTCCCGAGCATTGCCCGCATGGCATGAACGGCCGCCTCGTCGCCCGCGTCCTTCTGCCCGCGACCCATCCACCGGCCGGCAGCCAACGCGGCAGCCTCGGTCACGCGGACCAGATCAAGCGCAAGATCACGCCCCAGACACTCATTCATCGTCAACACGCTGCTCATAGGTATCCCCTCTATGATGTGAGAACTCACCGGAGGCTAGATTAAAACAAAAA
This genomic window contains:
- a CDS encoding M48 family metallopeptidase, which produces MAERYVLRTWSLASWLIVLACIGIAACQTVPITGRSQLLLLSEADEMQMGIQSYREVVQKSKLSKDPVTNDLVKRVGTRIAAATGRTDFQWEFTVIEDPQANAFALPGGKVAVYTGILPITRDEAGLAAVLGHEVAHAVARHGAERVSQNLLVQMGLAGTMAALSNRDPQTVKTVSSLLGAGAAVGLVLPWSRGQESEADHLGLIYMAKAGYNPSAARDLWIRMAEASRGQGRPPEFLSTHPAEATRIHQIEAWLPEASQHYRREPGTR
- a CDS encoding tetratricopeptide repeat protein encodes the protein MRHRLTVRVLILGVFIAWAATIAGAQEPSEREVLLLGARNAWRLGAYEQAITRYRSAIALAPTQWDAITELGWLLLEAERRFEALAQFEAAATLAPDDLTVWRNKAGAYGWTFQHERALAEFDAILKRFPDDVATVLERDGKASLWLGRLRRAKTAFELLAELEPQNSEALFDLGQIATLGGRPSEAQAAYRQLMSVVPGHRQAELALDLSELSQRPLLTLGYNYIDQKGFDDKRSIRYGLASAEGRVRMSDDVSARVRYENVQFHFGRKHLLTNVGTVGLRYSPNGYFHMDGFVSEIHYNEIGRDRLNVGVGVSYEMPSGTRVRVDFERKDLWENQTTVLNGITVNRLSASVSGALERRVDWAIQGNYANYSDNNTRVGGEFLASYRLLWFPKAFRLIYRVNAYGFQRERSYFSPGAYATNTVAVEFQRWLGYPTKEDYLAEAPRNHYTAYYGISMDSNGKLFHEWQGKLAYALARQLDVGLSLKAIRSSVYDEWNAGVLIDYRF
- the glpX gene encoding class II fructose-bisphosphatase is translated as MSSVLTMNECLGRDLALDLVRVTEAAALAAGRWMGRGQKDAGDEAAVHAMRAMLGTVDIDGVVVIGEGEKDEAPMLFNGEAVGTGQGPAVDIAVDPVEGTSLLAHGRPDSIAVIGVAPRGTMWSPGPGFYMNKLVVGREAREAISSASLALPVAELLAAIGKAKHKAVADLTVFVLDKPRHSRLIADVRAAGARVLTRTDGDVAGALMAATPGSGVDVLMGIGGTPEGVISACAVRALGGAMLGQLAPQKPEEREALLAAGIDIDRVLTECDLVASDDVFFSATGITDGLLMQGVRYTDGGSTTHSIVMRGKSRTRRTIQAEHCIDKVRTIGSCSEA
- the rpe gene encoding ribulose-phosphate 3-epimerase produces the protein MTTYKFAPSILSADFARLGEEVRAVDAAGADYIHVDVMDNHFVPNLTIGPAVVAAIRPHTQKLMDVHLMIEPVDAIIPDFAKSGADIITVHPEATRHLDRTIQLIKSLGCRAGVSLNPASPIAWLDYVLERLDLVLVMSVNPGFGGQSFIDYVLPKITAIRRRIDATGKAIDLEVDGGVKVENVRRIAEAGADTFVAGSAIFGTPDYAATMAQFRTALGGTRSGC
- the fba gene encoding class II fructose-bisphosphate aldolase (catalyzes the reversible aldol condensation of dihydroxyacetonephosphate and glyceraldehyde 3-phosphate in the Calvin cycle, glycolysis, and/or gluconeogenesis) gives rise to the protein MALISMRQLLDHAAEYGYGVPAFNVNNMEQIQAIMEAAHEVDSPVIMQASAGARKYASEPFLRHLFLAALEMYPDIPVVIHQDHGASPGVCIASIRSGFSSVMMDGSLFADGKTPSTYEYNVATTAHIAEVAHAIGVSVEGELGCLGSLETGTGEKEDSHGAEGTLSRDQLLTDPEQAAQFVKATKVDALAIAIGTSHGAYKFSKKPEGDVLVMERVKEIHARIPDTHLVMHGSSSVPQEWLKIIREFGGDMPQTYGVPIEEIQLGIKHGVRKVNIDTDLRLAATGAIRQDLAQGKKNFDPRKFLMAATKAMRQICKDRYEQLGSAGNASKIRSISLDDMAHRYAKGELDPHVN
- a CDS encoding glycosyl hydrolase family 8 — translated: MTSGIWIIRVVGVISLLVVTCTASAYGPRVEIDPAVDLIARAWSGYGKRFIQQDGRVQRPRNGGDTVSEGQAYALLIASLLDDRKTFDRVLDWTERHLSRKGRTGDHLLAWHWEPGKGVTDWNSASDADLDYALALITASARWRDERYARKARLVMSDLLNLETEVINRRRYLMPGSWRKGRASYIINPSYSSPAHFRIFFACTGDPRWNDLIEGSYHLIETVSKGFAGVPGVGLVPDWLLLTADGALMRATGFSDRFSWDAIRTPWRLGMDALWFGEDRARQYLDGMSDFYTREWERHGGRFFAEYTYEGTPAQRYERVAAYAMSLSALARSNSPVLPGVLVKLRNAFNKEASLFEGSDDYYTNSLVLLALIFYREGTLPTLDPRNISCR
- a CDS encoding glycosyltransferase, whose amino-acid sequence is MTEHTLPPQPERLDLGQRPLTAGGVASVRYYQAVMVLTIAVYLYYLAYRLLYTINWDAPTFSLLFYYAEFHGCLSLFLYFFQMWHPLQRTPPPVPPGLRVDVYIPTYKEDVSLVRKTVLGCIHMAYPHKTYILDDGNRPEFAALAAELGCAYVTRRERAHAKAGNMNHAMSISDGDFIVVFDADYVPQPDFLDKTLGYFTDEKVAFVQTPQNYYNVESFSFRFKFEKREKWNEGDMFYRLMMPARDYWNAAFFAGTSAVIRKRALDEIGGFATETITEDLHTSVRLCKAGWQGVYHNELLSSGLAATDLKNYHIQKLRWAEGNISLLFADNPLWTKGLTLPQRICFFATVFGWFIGLPKLIYFSTPAIMLLTGWYPIFPFNWSFMWRYAIFLAVVIMSIKIVGRGQGRIREDEIYNMMNFFVLSKAVVRALLRWKSQFIVTAKGAGEAVSLSALLPQLTIILLGVTAIEWGALKWAYGVSHNGLGLGIGMFWSGVNGYLACVVVATVTSPLHRRKESRFLGGLPVWYEAGEGERVASGLGIATDLNEDGIALATFSALPVGELVKLRLYLGSRVMTCNGVVLYINRSTAMEGVFRYGVKFADLSREDKDAITEFCFSRMLPAFMNRFDVRPSPLTRFVLAYYDRRQIKRRAKRMEISLPMILRGDPPRYTVTEDISIGGLAFMVTSPMVAGAHAPITLVTPFGRLDAEIEIRNCREVATGRSYRVGATFVEPLGPSLKILAQLCETGH
- a CDS encoding tetratricopeptide repeat protein — encoded protein: MTRHMTRWTAILLAVALIGVAFTALAQERESRIDENFLLLMGARNAAKSGKHDTSVRRYRRLLERDPRLNDARNELGWVLIAAGRVAEAQEEFRVALHANPKDAEAWKGILEALRKTDQKDEFLKVLDQLVELEPARKDLRMQLALELHNRGRFTEAEKHIVVLLGE
- a CDS encoding tetratricopeptide repeat protein, whose translation is MPKHMNGIQLIRNGWFVGVAGLLYGVAVWGSFQWIYTAEIVLERLEQAVEAPDPAAAMRVYEQIARSRVRRDDLDSFVKLGQVLERAERRDAAIEIWRRVVAVVPEDEGLRMRLALTLHNAGRYAEAEPHFAALLREGPE